GAACAGAAGGGAACATCGTTTGCTGCGAGTCAGGAACACACACCCCGTCAAGCGACTAGGTAGTGGTGCGCTCAACTGGTGATGGGAGTAACGCGGCTATCGACAGCTGTTAGCGAAGCGATACCACCCAGGTGGCCTCACCGATAGCATCATTTGAATGGACATGGTTCTGGGTCACGGGCTAGAGGTCACCGCCGTTGGAGATGTTGGCACTGCCATTGGGTTGGGCGGCATGGTCAGTAAGGAACCTCTCCGAAATAACCCACATGGACTTCGATCTTGGTTTCTCGGTTAGTGAACCCGAAATTTCTCGGTCGACTAACCCGAGGGAGTATCCTGTCTTTGGCGACTCAGCtgatcaaggccatgggTAACCAAAGTACCGACTGGGCAGAAACCTGGGCTGGCCTACTCGGACTTGTCGCCGGGAGGGCGTCAAATGCGACCCGAAAAGGCGCCCTCTTGTTACAAGCCGGGTTGATTGACGGATTACTGGCCATGTGCACCATTACCAGAAACAACTCTCTCAGACGGGAAGAACAGCCGTACTACCATGCCAAGCATCAAGGTGATAGTACCGTCCCGCGGATGTCTTTGAGTGACGTGACATGGCCAAGAGAAAGACTGCGGATGGGGAGTTTGAAAATCGCCAACCAGCTCTGAGAAGCTAAACTCAGTCCTTGTCTATCGTAAGCGGTCCAAACTTTGCGAGCATGAATCCAAAAATAGAGAACAGTTTCCTGCTGGTAGTAAAATTTCTATAGGTCTCAGCCACCTCTATGCAAACCAGGGAACCCTGTCATCCCTGTCGATGAGATGCCAATACATGAGCCGACTCCCAGGGCCCTGAAGGTCTTTCTGCTTCCAGAACATTTCGATAATGCGTCTCGCGACATGAATATTTCCGATATTCCGTGCCTTTTCCATATCATCTAGTACGCGGAGAATGATGATTCGTTGCTCATCCGTCTGCGACTCACAGGCAACGATGAAAAGAGGCCAAGGGCTTGACACAACGGGCAGCATGTCGAGAACCTTGTGCGCCTGGTCAAGGTAAGCGTTCCTCGCGGTGTCGTCCCCATCCGCAGGACAGACACGCAGAAGGTAGAGCAGTGCTGCTAGTCGGTATAACTCTGCCTTGGCCAAGGTGCGGGCGCGTTCAATCGGTGTGGTAGAATGCTCCTCCTCGGGATCAAGAAATTGGAGTAGGTTGTTCAGTCTCAGTTCCAGCATATGCCGGCATTTGGTCAGCTCCAGCAACGGCGACGAGCTATCTTTATAGCCTGATGATAACCTCATCCGGTTGATTTTGCTGAGGACCTCAAAGACCTCGATGGAGCAGCCCAAGTATCCGATGACCTTTGACACAACATTAGCAATCGATAGTCAAAGGGAAATCAAGGGCATACCCAGGATCTGTCGGGCCCTGGCAATTGCCATAGCCACAGCGAATCCACAGCGCTGCTACCAGGGCTCTCTTGGGTAGGTCGAGTAAAGTCTTTTAGTACTTGATAGTACAAAAACCAATACGGGAGAAAGACGGACGAGAGCGACGCCTGAGTCGAGTTGAAGCTGTCGAGCATCCTCTTGGCTCCGTCCAGGTGAATATGCCAGCTAGGTTCCTTCTCGTCGAATACCTGCACAGAATCAGATAATGCATCGTCGCCCCGGCTATTATGAGGAATACAAACACTATACATGGACAGCATCATACAAGCAGCTAACTGAGTTTCTGTAGCTTCAGGCAGTGCGAGGGAAGTGGCAGGGCTTAGTGATTTAGAGAGATGCCAGACTGCCTTTGACTTGTAAAGCAAGGCGGCTTCAGAGCCGAACAAGTGGAATGTCGAGATTGCTAGTATTGCATTGCATAGCGCCGTTGCGGACAGTGACTTGTTTGATAGCGCTCGCGGGAGAATTTCCGTGGTGAAGCTATTCCGGGCTCGGGTAGTCGAGACCATTGGAGATATGATGCTTTCGTCTTGATCATCAGATGTGAGCTATCGAGAGAGTGATTCTGGAGCCAAGATGCTTACAGTATCGAAGGAACATTCCATCTTGGCCAGATAGTGGCGTGTGACTTGAAAGGCTACAACGCGGCCTGCCAAGTGGTAAGGAGCGGGCACCGGGACCAAGTTGTGCCAGGGCAAAGTCCTCATATGTTGTGTTGAGGAAGTGACTGCCGCACGGTCGCCTTGGAATGGAATGACCTGGTGATAGCACATGGGCAATGCTACCGCGGCCCTTCCGTCTCCCGTCTGGACTGTCGGGCCAGGTCAGTCGGAGGCCATACCCGGAGCATGATCGGCCTGTGCGGATGCAGTTTCTGCAATTCGGCTCAGTCTTGTCGCAGCCAATCTTGCGGTCTGAGATATGTCAGAAGCGGAGACGCCGAAAAGAAGAATCATGGCGGGTAGAGACTTGCGTTTACATGTCCAGCAGCCTTGACTTGCCTTGCGTGCCATTGTTCAGCCATGATCTCGGAGACGTAGCTGACGACTGATTCCTGAGATTTGCAGACCTTGAGATTCCAGTCAGGTTCAGattcaggttcaggttctaTTCCTACTTGGTTTTAGCCGCCATCTCCCAGCAGCCATGCCAGGTAAGCGGTGTTTAGCCAATAGCCGAAGCGCTCCGAATGTTTATCCCGTTGCACCCCACTTTGCCAACCCATTTAGCGTTTAGCCAGCTGTTGCAAGGTAGGCTTATCCTTCAACCTGTGTGTGTATTGCTTGTGATGTTCTTGAGATAATTCCCTTCATCCCTTTTGGGACCGCGACGTCGCCCTTCCTAATTGGGTCTAGTCTGCCCCCGGAGCCGGGGATCACCCAGTCGGCTATTGAAGGCACGTGACCGCCCTTAGAGCTATTTGTTATATAACCTAGCCATGTGATAAGTCTAGCTCTATAATAGTTAGATCTACGGATAGTAGCTAttagataagattaataacttagactttagattacttttatatatttttttatattataacttatatttttttaataaaataattcttaagattggttatttattttttacttttaataatattttaatctcttattaaagctaagggatttataataattaataataattctagcTTAACCCTGCTTTCCAAGATATGCCTTTATGCATCTCTACCTAATCTGACTACCTACAGCCGACAACCAATGAGCTGAGTTTTCGCCGTGCGGGGTTATCGATCGACTTCAGCCTTCACTTCGCTAAGCGTTAGTTATTTTGATCTTGACATACTCCACTGAAACTACCATCGGATTGTCAAGATGCCTAAATGTGAGACGTGCTCGAGAACGTTTGTTACTCAGGAAGCGTGCAAGCAGCACATGACTGAAAAGGGCCATCAAAAACCGAGGAAGAAATGCGACCAGTGCAATAAACTGTTTCAAGATCGGAGTGCAGCAGAAGCGCACATGACAAAAGTTGGGCATTGGGCCTCCAAGATTCCTTGTCAAACTTGTGTTGTCAAGTTCCCCACGCATGAAGCAGCAAACCAGCATATGACCGCCAAGAACCATTACAAGAACTACTGTAAGCCTTGCGAGCGCAGATTCTCGAACGAAAATGATCTGAAAATGGTTGGCATTGCTCACAAACATGCTTTGAGTTGTTTCTCACGCTAACGGCTCTCGGCACAGCATTTTAATTCAAAGGCTCACCGTCGCATACAAGATTCTGACTCTACCTACAAGACTGTTGCAACTAATGTCGACAATAATATCGAAGCTCGATCTCACACCGAAGGCTTCCAAAGGAATGAAACGATGACTGCTGGCCTGAATCTCAAGCATGTTAGGCCAGGCGCAGTAGCAAACATATTTTCACCTCAACCTCACGACTATACAGTCGGGTGGATATGTGCGCTACCGACAGAGATGGCAGCAGCTCAAGGAATGCTCGACAAAATCTACCAAACCCCCCCGCAACATAGACAGGACGAGAACAACTACGTTGTTGGCCAGATTGCGCATCTGAAGATTGTCGTGGTTTGCTTGCCATCTGGGGATGTGGGTACAACGTCCGCGACCATGGTAGCAGGACACATGCGCCAAACCTTCACTGCATTGGAATGTTTTTTGTTGGTGGGTGTGGGAGGTGGTATGCCGAGCGAGAACTCTGACGTGCGCTTGGGAGATGTTGTTGTCAGCCAACGGATCATCCAGTATGATTATGGCAAAGCTATCACGGACGGTCGCTTTGTGCTGACAGGCCATTTGAACCGACCGCCGAATGTTTTACTCAACGCCGTTTCACGGCTGGCAAGCCAAGAAGCTATAGGATCTTCTGCGTTGGCGTTGTCCATCTTAGGACACTTGGCCCATTTTGAAGCCAAATATCCTGATTCGGAATACAACTGGTCATATCCAGGCGTGGAGAACGATCAATTGTTCAACAGCGATTACGATCACGAAGGAAACACTCTCACATGCGTGGATTGTGACCCAGCCCGGTTGGAATTCCGCCCACCGCGTGGAAGCGAATGGCCAAAGGTTCACTATGGGATGATAGCATCCGCCAATAGAGTGATGCGCGACGGGGCTGCTCGAGAACGACTCCGCAAGGATACAAACGCACTGTGCGTCGAGATGGAGGCGGCTGGGCTTATGAACAACTTTCCATGTTTAGTTATCCGTGGGATATGCGACTATGCTGATTCCCACAAGAACAAGGGCTGGCAACGGTACGCTGCGGCAATAGCAGCTGCGTATGCTAAGGAGTTGTTATCCATTATGCCAAAGCACACATAGTTGCCTCAAATGATGCAAGTATGATATTCGTTTCATCAGCCTCCAGCGATGTAAACTAATGCTTGATCAATATGTGCCTCCCTGGTTACTTAACTGACAAGATCCGAAGCAGCAAATCTGTGGCCACCTGTCATCAACCACAGCTCTAATATCAATCCCCTGAATGAGAAAATATCttctctaagtattacttaataaaatttaaagcctaatatatattaactaataatatattgcgattaataagtaattaattagctatttcttttatactatataggtaGGGGggaatccttataaatctaggttaaaaataaactaaataaaaatctatttctctagattaaataattaatacgactaattaatagtattacattaagattaaatgcctttttattagcAATATCAGGTCTAATAATAGAccttataatagttataactCGTCAGAGGCTTaattataggttattttatacagcttaaagggcaagaaggattctagccttaataaaaccttaaaatatactaggtagttaagaattaattaattaaatagtaagAATagaggttaagggatttttattatacttggTGGACTATTGTACTcgggtaatatatatatattatgcttaaagtaaaatatcTTAACCTTAatgttatataattagctctttcttttaataaaataatatttcttagataatttatatataaattaagccTTTCTTAAGTTACaaaaattattcttaaactagtattatatttatatattttaaattaaatataaactcttatcctaagtaataAACAACTCAAGGCCCAAGCCAACTAACTCTAGACTAGAAGAGCCAGTAGATCATAGTATTATAGAACTTGGCATACCTTCGAGTAGCAGCCGACTCTGTTTCCCTCCTGGCCGCCTCAACACggcctctctcctctttcacAGTCTCCGTCGGAACACCAGTAACCAGATCCGCGCTGCATGCTCGAACACGCTTAGTCTTGCGGGTGTACTTGAAGCCCAAGATACAGCCCAAATACAGAGGAATACCTATATATGTGACAATGAACCCTCGGTAGTCAAACTCCAGAACAAATGAGTTAATGCCTTGCGTGAGAGCCAGGATCGCGAAAAAGGTTACTGCCACATATGATCCCATCACTCCAAATGGAGCTCGGTAGGGGATGTACGCAGAGTCGATACGCTGGGCCTTTATGGCATGGCAGAAGAAGATGTGCGTGACCAGGATAGAGACCCAGGCTAGAATGGCTGTCAAATTATTAGCGGGGTGCACGGAAAGCCGGGTGTTGCGTTCCTACCAAAGACCGACACCACATTAGAAAGGTACTGAAAAGTGGTCTGAGAGCCCGCAGATATCGACATGTAGGCGAGAGAACAGAAGAGGCCACAGAACCCAACTGAAACATACGGAACGCCGTTCTTGGTTGTGCGCGAGAGGACCTCGGGAGCTTTTCCATCGACCGAGATGCCATATAGCGTGCGGGCGGCGATGTACAGATCCGAGTTCGCCGCCGAGAAAACGAACACGACCAGACAGCCGTTAATGATGTGATCTAACCATTTGATCTTGGCCAGCTTGATAGCCACCACGAAGGGAGATGCGGCGGCACTTGTCTTGTGTGTGGTGGCAAAGGCAAGTTCGGGGCTGTTATAGGGGAccacgaggccaagaaggaagacAGAAGTGACGTAGAAGAACAGGATGCGGTAGAAGGTCAGCTTGATAGCTTTGGGCATGGCGAGTCTGGCGTTTTGTGTCTCGCCTACAGTCACTCCCACAAGCTCGGTACCGGTGAAGGCGTAAACAGCGGTGATCATTGCACTCCACAGGCCGAGGAGACGTCCGGTCGCACCTTCAACCCTATACGCGGCGAAAGCGCCGGGGTCGCTCCAGTAGCGGAAGCCCGGACGGTCACCAGTAGGGCCACCACCAGCTGCTAGGATGAGGAGCAGCAGGATGAGACCAATCAAGATGATGACCTTTAATGCCGAGAGCCAGAACTCAAACTCGCCAAAGGCCTTGACGCCAAcgctgttgatgatgacgatacTGACAATAGCGACGGTGATGAAGACGGCTGGACTGACACTTTCTCCGACCCAGAACTTCATTATCAGAGCAAACGCCGCGATCTGGTTCGGCACGGCGACgaggaagctgaagaagTAGGTGTATCCTGTAGCGAACCCAAGGGCCGGATCGACGAGGCGCGACGCGTATCCGCCGAAGCCATGAGCAAGCGGCATGAACGAGATGACTTCACCCATGGCGGACATGACCAGGAAGACGGCGAAGCCGACGATGCTGTAGTCGATCAGGATGGATGCAGGACCGGCCTTGACGAGAGTGGAACCACTAAGTACGTCGTCAGTACCAAGAGAAGCCAGAATCCAGCGTTCGTGTCAAAACTTACGTTCCAACCAAGAGACCCGTCCCGAGGGCGCCTCCAAGGGCAATCATGGTGACATGGCGGGAGTGGAGATTCCTCTGCAAGCTGTGCCCAGCATCTTCCTGAGATGATGTCCCTTCACCATTCTTGACGCTCTGCCCGTCATCAAAACGGGCAGAGATGGCCTTTTCTCCATCGGCCGTGATCGACATGGTAAGAGTAAAGAGTAGGGGCGAGAGATAAAGCTCAATGGAATAATGCTACGGATGAGAGACTAATATGTGAGAGGAGGTTCAAGACGGACGGACGAAGCGAGCTTTATAACTACAAGTCGCGACAAACCACTTTGGGCCTTTACCCCGGAACCAGCCAGGTTCCGTCTCCCTGTTGGTTAGTATCCTGGGGCATAACGCGGGGAAGGTAGGTCGGGATCGGTCTCGGTGCGCGCTGAGGGCAAATCTGGGGCAAGCCCTGCTTCGTGCATGAGGTGTTCACCCCATGTTCATCATGCTGTCTCGTCCGGAACGACTGGGTTTGCTAGTGCCGGACATCCGCAGGGTTTGCTGTAAGCTGGTCTCGGGCTCTACTGGTTATCTTCTGGGTGTAGATACTGGAAAGAGCCTAGCACGCTCATCCACCTCGGTTACAGCGATACTCCGTACCCACGTTTGAATATTCTCCGTATCCTTCTCCACTCCAAGCATCTTGCAATCAACCCGCTCGATACTACTCAGGGTGAATAGACGATATGCAACCAACCAGCAAGGTCTCGGAACCGCTAACACGCCACGCCTGCGAGCCATGTCGGTAAGTCCAGCTCACCCTGGTGTCATCTCACGACTCTTCCGCTCACTACCAGTGCTGCGCAGCCGGAAGAAGACCAAGTGTACCGCCGAGAGGCCCATCTGCTCTTATTGCCAACGTTTGCGAATTCAATGCTTTTACTTGCCGAGAGCACGCGCTGATGGCAAAGGACGAAAGACCAATAACGTGTAAGTTGTTGCCCTAAAAATCCAGGGCAGCACATAAGCTCATCCACAAATAGTGCCAATACGACAAGAAGGAGTACACGAGTGCAATCAGCAACTGATCTCTCTGGCCACAGGGGTTATGTCGATTATCCTGTCAGCGCTGGGCCCTCGGCTTACCACCAGCTCGAGGCTTGCCATGGCGACactctctcctccatcgtACGACCTGACGAGTCCCAGTTGTCAGGCATCCCACCGCAGCAGGATTACCCGCAGGATGATTTCCAGTCTGGGGTCGAATCCCGGAAATTCTCGACATCAAggttcttcctcctcctgatGGCCAAAACAACATTGCATGCAACTGACATCATCTGCACGTGCAAGGCCCGAACCGACTCCAGAGGCGCTCAAGCACTTTGTCGACGTCTATCGTACCAAGCTACACCTTCAGCCTTTGCCTCTATTCAATGTCCAAGGCCTTGAGGAACAGTTAGCAACCGGGCCGCAATTTCTTCTATGGAGCTTCATGGCGCTCACGATGATGTTTTCTACTCATCCATTCTACGAGGGCCAAGAATCAGCTGCAGTCGACTTCTACACTTGTACGGCAGAGGAAAGGATTAAGAGCCTAGCTTCCGAAGGGGTTCTAATACCAGAGCTCACAAAATCCCTGTGTCTTATTGCACTGAAGCATCTCAAAAGTAAGAACTACTCTTCCACAGAGCAATCAAAAACTTATCGGGATTACAGCCCAACAGCTGGCGCGGGCCTGGATGACTACCGGCACTGCTTCACGATTGGAGGCTTTACGGATCCTCTCCTGCGATGCCACCTCTGCTTCTACGGACGACTCAATTTCTAGAGCTCATTGGAGTACCTTTATGCTGGAACGGCTTTTCGTACCCTGGACAACCGACCTCTCTGGCCCCGGAGTTCCTGACTTTCCCGTCAGTGCCCCAACACCACCCCCGCCTTCATTTGTCACCGTGAATGCCACGCCAGGCCGGACACAATCAGGAGAAGCCCCAACAAGGAACGTTCTCAGCAGTGATCCTGGTATCATCGGAGTTCACTTGCGTCTAGTTGGCATCTGGGGCAAGCTCAAGTTGTACTTGTTCCGCTTACGGCAGGGTGCGACCGAGAAGCCATGGGCTCCAGAGTCAATACAATCACAGCTGAACATTGAGCTACTCGAGCACGAGGCCCTGATCGACTCGAAATATTTCCTTTGCAAAGCTTTTTTACCCAACCGAACGATAGCGGAGGTGTCTCGACATCGCGAGTACTGGGATCCGTTCATGGCGAGCCAGATCATTTGGCATTCCATTCACGCTATCCTGAACCACCCTTTTATCCATTTGTTCTTATTGAGGTCTCCCAAGGAGGTCCCACCGTCGTGTCTCTTTCTCCAGCAGAAGGTGGACATGGCATTATTTCACACGGGCTGGCTGTTTCGGGTCCTTCAGTCGTTCATGGACCTGATGGACGTGGTTGATCCAATGGTCACTGAGTTCGTAGCTGCGGCCGCAACTGTACCGTGGCTGTTCCAGTTCTCGAATGATGCAAAGATCGCCCAAAGGGCACGGGACGATTTGCAGAAGTGCGATACTTTTCTCAGTCATGCAGCCGTCACTTGGCCCCATTTCGCTCAAAAGGTAGGCCGTCAATCACGTCTAATTGGAAGATATCCTATTCAACGTCGACCGCTAACATCGACCTTTAGCTCGGCACATTGCGGCAATTGCAGGCTCTAGCTGACGAGAACCGCAGACAACACTCGAATGATGGCACAACGATCAGCTTTCAACCTGCCTGGCTATGGGACCTCTTGGATCCGAGGATTTATTCCTCCTTGACAGGCTCACCGCATCCAAGTTCAGAGCTAGCCTCGCGCAATCTTGACTCGAAGATGTACCTCAAGAGCCACTTCGTCATGCCCTTACATGAGGATCAGGACTCCGGCCAGGACAATCAGCCAGCAAGTTCTGCCATTGACGCCGTTGACTCTCTGTTCGCTATGCCTGGGGACCTTGAGCTTTTCAACATTGAGTCGCTATCACATGACTGTCTCCAAAACGGGCTCTGGGACCAAGGTTACTAGCTTCGTTAATACTACGTTTGTTGTTGTTATCAAGATGCATATTTGTCAACTGAGCTCGCCGCTTATCTCCGATCGAACCAGGGTGCCGGAAGCAGCGAGTGCGGAGTTAGGTGGGTACGGAGAGCCTGTGCGAGCGGATGAGAACCGAGGGTGGGTACGGAACTGCTATTGTTGTTTAGCAGGATGTGTGGATACGGAAAACGACCAGGACTAAAGCCCGGGCTGTGGGTATGGAGAATGACAAGGCGTTGCAGATTTGTGCAGAAAGGAACCGCGGAGAGACGTCGTTATCATGGCCTGCGCAGGTCCTGCCGACTCCGATTACCTTCAATATTTCCTGTTCTTTTTTCCTCTCAGCTGTATTTCTGTCTTACACCTCTTTCAAATCGAACATCTAGAGACCCCGCATCTTCTCTAGGCAAGATAGTCACCCAGTATCATGATCATGACACAAACCAAGCACACCGATAATAACCGCGTTGTCACTGACAGAGGTGGCATCGTCGAAAACATCCACCGCATCCATGTCGCTGTCACGGACTCTCACGGCAACATCCTCTATGCCATCGGCAACTCCTCTAGAATCACGCTAGCTCGCTCAGCGGCGAAGCCAGCTCAAGCCCTCGCCGTTCTTGAGACTGGCGGCTTCAAGAATGCGAGTTTCGACGATATCGACCTTGCCCTTATGTGTGCCTCGCACAACAGCGAGGACAGACACATCGACCGAGCTAGAAGCATGCTAGCGAGGGCGAAAGCCCAGGAAGCCGACTACCGCTGCGGCGGGCATCCCTCGATAAGTCCAGCCGTCAATCAAGCTTGGACTATGATGGGTCTTGATATCACAGGAGGTATCTATAATAACTGCTCTGGAAAACACGCCGGTATGATGGCTGGTGCTATCGCTTTGGGCGCCAGTATCAAAGATTACCACCTCCCGGATCACCCAATGCAAATTCGGGTAAAACAGGTGGTAGAGCAGCTTTGCCCCGACCCCACTCATGTACAGTGGGGCATCGATGGCTGTAATCTCCCTGCTCCTGCATTTCCCCTCCTATACCTCGCGCATATGTATGCTATCTTCGCGAGGGCAGCAGCCTCTACCGAGCAAGAGAAGTCACGCTCCCAGCGGACGAGGGATCTTGCTAGGGTATTCAATGCTATGACGCGTTACCCGGAGTTTGTGGGAGGAAATGGGCGGTTCTGTACGGAGCTGATGGAAGCGTATCAGGGACAGTTGATCGGTAAGGTTGGGGCAGATGGCTGCTATGGGGTTGGCATACGCGAGTCTGAGCAGACGAGACGCTTGGGGGCAAAGGGATCGATGGGTATTTCCGTCAAGGTCGACGACGGCAACCTCGAGATTTTGTACGCTGTGGTGGCTGAGGTGCTAGAACAACTCAATATTGGAACAGAAGAAACGAGAAAAGGGCTGGAACACTGGCATCACTTCGAGAGAAAGAACACAATGGGTGTTGTTATAGGGTCTATCGCTTTCGATTTTCAGCTACGCGCTGTGGGCAAATAGATAGTCATACCGAAAATAGGCGGTAACAGTTTTAGGATACCTGTTGCCTACGACAGGGTTTCGCTTCCAATTTCGCCTGACAATTATTGTCGGATTGGACCCTGTATGATAGCTCTAACCTTccatttttatcttaaaggtACCTTCACCCTGACAATGGGGGAGCCAATCTGGTCCACCTCAATCAGGCGGGTTGGAAGCTCAAAAGATTGGTCGTCTTGTTGCTTTCGAAGGCCACCCCTTTGGTGGTGGCCAATGCCCGTGAGACATTCCGCAATCCATGGGTCGATACGCTCTCTGACCATCCACTCCAGGTCTTCGTCCAAGGTATCTGGTGTGAGTCCTATAAGTGCCAGCCTGATGTAAAGTATCCCTCCATATCATATCATGAGTACGGACTCCTTTGAGTTATTGGAAAGTTCATGTAGGTGCCTGATTCTCGCAAGCCTTTGAGATCCAGGCTCACAGACCTGATCTTGTAGCCGGGCCTCAGTTCATGCCAATGTACAGCGTGCATGTGTCAGAAGGCCCTAGCCGTGAGATGGAGTCATTTCTGCCATTTTCAAGTTTTGCGAGGTAACGTGTATAAAATATCCGGCAGAGAAAACAGCCTGTGGCTGCTAAAGCTTCGAGAGCGATGATAGACTCATGATGTTGTATGGATAAACCATTTGCTGAGCTTTGCGGCCACTCCCTGCCATTCCAGGGTATTTAACGGCACTTGAGGCATCTCCATTCCACAGTTTGCAAGGGGTTCTCGCCGCGGGTCATTTTCATTTTCGCAGTGAAAGATTGCAGGATTTGATTGACCATCGAGACTCAAAACCCTTGCTTCGTCATAATAGGCTGACAGGAACAGGGGGCTGGGGTAATGCATGCATTTGCAACTCAGCTGTCGGATATAATAAGGGGCATTCCGTCTATGAGTTTTGCGACAGCTGAATTACCGAGTCGGAATGGGGCGATAAGCGACATGGTCAACCAGGAACGATATTTCCCTTTGTTCATGTTCTGAATAGCCTCAACAGCTCCTGTTGCATCTAACAATTCTAGAACCGGAGAAGGGCAGAAAAGTCGTAAATAAAGACGTAATCTAATATGGTACAGACTTCCCTAGAATCGTTACAAAATTACGCATAGGCAACACGCGCACGCAACCATCGCCGCCTCATCACCTTCCGGGTTCCCAAAAGCCAGCCGCATCCTATCCCACACTCTTAAATACGACACAATAGCCACAAGCTCCCAACTGTCTCCAAAATTTGCCCTCGACCCTATCTCTGTCATCGCAAAACGCGGAGGCTTGTCGCTGCCAACATTGAGAGCTCCCGTTGCTAGCACCAAGCCGGGCTCGGCAGGCTGCACCAGTTCCCAGCCCGATTCGCCTTTTCGCCACTCAAAGTGGCCAATTTGGGGAATCGAAAA
The window above is part of the Fusarium falciforme chromosome 3, complete sequence genome. Proteins encoded here:
- a CDS encoding Transcriptional regulatory protein moc3 — encoded protein: MARKASQGCWTCKHRKIGCDKTEPNCRNCIRTGRSCSGYGLRLTWPDSPDGRRKGRGSIAHVLSPGHSIPRRPCGSHFLNTTYEDFALAQLGPGARSLPLGRPRCSLSSHTPLSGQDGMFLRYYESIISPMVSTTRARNSFTTEILPRALSNKSLSATALCNAILAISTFHLFGSEAALLYKSKAVWHLSKSLSPATSLALPEATETQLAACMMLSMYSVFDEKEPSWHIHLDGAKRMLDSFNSTQASLSSVFLPYWFLYYQVLKDFTRPTQESPGSSAVDSLWLWQLPGPDRSWVIGYLGCSIEVFEVLSKINRMRLSSGYKDSSSPLLELTKCRHMLELRLNNLLQFLDPEEEHSTTPIERARTLAKAELYRLAALLYLLRVCPADGDDTARNAYLDQAHKVLDMLPVVSSPWPLFIVACESQTDEQRIIILRVLDDMEKARNIGNIHVARRIIEMFWKQKDLQGPGSRLMYWHLIDRDDRVPWFA
- a CDS encoding Dicarboxylic amino acid permease, encoding MSITADGEKAISARFDDGQSVKNGEGTSSQEDAGHSLQRNLHSRHVTMIALGGALGTGLLVGTGSTLVKAGPASILIDYSIVGFAVFLVMSAMGEVISFMPLAHGFGGYASRLVDPALGFATGYTYFFSFLVAVPNQIAAFALIMKFWVGESVSPAVFITVAIVSIVIINSVGVKAFGEFEFWLSALKVIILIGLILLLLILAAGGGPTGDRPGFRYWSDPGAFAAYRVEGATGRLLGLWSAMITAVYAFTGTELVGVTVGETQNARLAMPKAIKLTFYRILFFYVTSVFLLGLVVPYNSPELAFATTHKTSAAASPFVVAIKLAKIKWLDHIINGCLVVFVFSAANSDLYIAARTLYGISVDGKAPEVLSRTTKNGVPYVSVGFCGLFCSLAYMSISAGSQTTFQYLSNVVSVFAILAWVSILVTHIFFCHAIKAQRIDSAYIPYRAPFGVMGSYVAVTFFAILALTQGINSFVLEFDYRGFIVTYIGIPLYLGCILGFKYTRKTKRVRACSADLVTGVPTETVKEERGRVEAARRETESAATRRYAKFYNTMIYWLF
- a CDS encoding Zn(2)-C6 fungal-type domain-containing protein — encoded protein: MSVSPAHPGVISRLFRSLPVLRSRKKTKCTAERPICSYCQRLRIQCFYLPRARADGKGRKTNNVGYVDYPVSAGPSAYHQLEACHGDTLSSIVRPDESQLSGIPPQQDYPQDDFQSGVESRKFSTSRPEPTPEALKHFVDVYRTKLHLQPLPLFNVQGLEEQLATGPQFLLWSFMALTMMFSTHPFYEGQESAAVDFYTCTAEERIKSLASEGVLIPELTKSLCLIALKHLKTQQLARAWMTTGTASRLEALRILSCDATSASTDDSISRAHWSTFMLERLFVPWTTDLSGPGVPDFPVSAPTPPPPSFVTVNATPGRTQSGEAPTRNVLSSDPGIIGVHLRLVGIWGKLKLYLFRLRQGATEKPWAPESIQSQLNIELLEHEALIDSKYFLCKAFLPNRTIAEVSRHREYWDPFMASQIIWHSIHAILNHPFIHLFLLRSPKEVPPSCLFLQQKVDMALFHTGWLFRVLQSFMDLMDVVDPMVTEFVAAAATVPWLFQFSNDAKIAQRARDDLQKCDTFLSHAAVTWPHFAQKLGTLRQLQALADENRRQHSNDGTTISFQPAWLWDLLDPRIYSSLTGSPHPSSELASRNLDSKMYLKSHFVMPLHEDQDSGQDNQPASSAIDAVDSLFAMPGDLELFNIESLSHDCLQNGLWDQGY